The following coding sequences are from one Salinicoccus sp. Bachu38 window:
- the murD gene encoding UDP-N-acetylmuramoyl-L-alanine--D-glutamate ligase, whose product METASFENKNVIVLGYGRSGRSAVSALASLGANITLTTNEVIADEKIRQTLKGWGVEIVDGHHPTSLLNDAGLIVKNPGIPYTIPFLETAVERDIPIITDVELAYHMSPAPIIGITGTNGKTTVTHLIGEMLERSGRSPILCGNIGYPASEAVREATAQDILVMELSSFQLMGVKDFCPDTAVFTNIYEAHIDYHGSREAYVQAKMNLVSNMDASQTVIFNGRQREMLAGYSGLSVEYFAAEGDYEACIKDGMIVHKGTPLIHLDEVKLQGAHNHENILAAILAAKNHGASDEAIRETLLHFGSIPHRMEYLGEHEGAAYYNDSKATNNLATTFALESFQSPVIWIAGGLDRGQSLDGLIPFMDSVTMIITFGETKDKFQNLAEKTGKAAVLAEHPHDAVIKAAQHANPGDVVLFSPACASWDQYKDYEARGDHFKEGFSTLEK is encoded by the coding sequence ATGGAAACAGCCAGCTTTGAAAATAAGAATGTGATTGTTCTGGGCTATGGCCGGAGCGGACGGAGTGCAGTATCGGCCCTTGCATCACTCGGGGCCAACATCACACTGACGACAAATGAAGTCATCGCCGATGAAAAAATCAGGCAGACGCTCAAAGGATGGGGCGTCGAAATTGTGGACGGCCACCATCCGACGAGTCTCCTGAATGATGCCGGGCTGATCGTCAAAAACCCAGGCATCCCCTATACCATTCCATTCCTTGAAACAGCAGTCGAGCGGGACATCCCGATCATCACCGATGTGGAGCTTGCGTATCATATGTCTCCCGCCCCGATCATCGGAATCACCGGGACGAATGGAAAAACGACGGTGACGCATCTGATCGGCGAAATGCTCGAACGCTCCGGACGCTCTCCCATACTTTGCGGGAACATCGGCTACCCTGCTTCGGAGGCGGTGAGGGAGGCGACGGCACAGGACATCCTGGTCATGGAACTCTCGTCGTTCCAGCTGATGGGAGTAAAGGATTTCTGTCCGGATACTGCAGTGTTCACGAATATCTATGAAGCACATATCGACTATCACGGATCGAGGGAAGCCTATGTCCAGGCAAAAATGAACCTCGTATCCAATATGGACGCATCGCAGACCGTCATCTTCAATGGCAGACAGCGTGAAATGCTGGCAGGTTACTCCGGGCTCTCCGTGGAATATTTTGCGGCGGAAGGTGATTATGAGGCATGCATCAAGGATGGCATGATCGTCCATAAGGGCACCCCGCTGATCCATCTGGATGAAGTGAAGCTGCAGGGTGCCCACAACCATGAAAATATACTGGCAGCCATCCTCGCAGCCAAGAACCATGGTGCAAGTGATGAAGCCATCAGGGAGACCCTGCTGCATTTCGGCAGCATCCCCCACCGCATGGAATACCTCGGAGAGCATGAAGGCGCAGCATACTACAACGACTCGAAGGCGACAAACAACCTGGCGACGACATTTGCGCTGGAAAGCTTCCAGTCTCCTGTAATCTGGATTGCAGGCGGCCTGGACCGTGGCCAGTCCCTGGACGGGCTCATCCCTTTCATGGACAGTGTCACCATGATCATCACGTTCGGTGAGACGAAGGACAAGTTCCAGAATCTCGCGGAGAAGACCGGGAAGGCGGCGGTGCTGGCCGAGCATCCCCATGACGCGGTGATCAAGGCCGCACAGCACGCGAATCCGGGGGATGTGGTCCTGTTCTCGCCGGCCTGTGCCAGCTGGGACCAGTACAAGGATTATGAAGCCAGGGGCGACCATTTCAAAGAAGGATTCAGTACACTCGAAAAATGA
- a CDS encoding cell division protein FtsQ/DivIB — protein MTERPDVEEMKQKLKRSKETAHGRLDTRLGDSSPPEGTEEESSEGRTVDEEEEASTFHQKKADADRHLYAPHHDIDEEEIETFSPKERDKEKPRNQKKKRPRPKFTRAHFYLLLLMMLLLSVGMLIWYVFSSASDVKNININGNELISDEELEERLQFGTGDKMFSANLSRATENIALLPAVEDVEIDREWWNTINVSVTEYRAVGYVANDTDYYPVLENAQVLRGYPSPPGSAPILHYFEGREFDQMVESLNEIEAEIRESISEIYYRPSENSSTRIHMFMNDGQEIVADYRTINEKMNYYLSMREEIGDPNAGIIDLEIGSSFLPYGSEEAVEVKAGIYEAPVQAQYIEDVNQALANVKDNLSNIGEEGDGEE, from the coding sequence ATGACTGAGCGACCGGATGTAGAAGAGATGAAGCAGAAGCTGAAGCGTTCGAAGGAGACGGCCCATGGGCGGTTGGACACCCGACTTGGCGACAGCTCTCCTCCGGAAGGAACAGAAGAAGAATCCAGCGAAGGCCGGACAGTGGATGAAGAGGAGGAAGCCTCCACCTTCCATCAGAAAAAGGCGGATGCAGACCGGCACCTTTACGCTCCGCATCACGACATCGATGAAGAGGAGATAGAAACGTTCTCCCCGAAGGAGAGGGACAAAGAAAAGCCCAGGAACCAGAAAAAGAAGCGCCCCCGGCCAAAGTTCACCCGGGCACACTTCTACCTGCTGCTGCTGATGATGCTGCTCCTTTCCGTCGGAATGCTGATCTGGTATGTCTTCAGCAGTGCCAGTGACGTAAAAAACATAAACATCAACGGCAATGAACTGATCAGTGATGAGGAACTGGAGGAGCGGCTGCAGTTCGGTACGGGTGATAAAATGTTCAGTGCAAACCTGTCCCGGGCAACGGAGAACATCGCCCTGCTGCCTGCTGTCGAAGACGTGGAGATAGACCGTGAATGGTGGAACACCATCAATGTCTCCGTGACCGAATACCGCGCGGTCGGCTATGTGGCCAACGACACCGACTACTATCCGGTGCTGGAAAATGCCCAGGTGCTCCGCGGCTACCCGTCTCCACCCGGTTCGGCACCCATCCTGCACTATTTTGAAGGCCGGGAATTCGACCAGATGGTGGAAAGCCTGAACGAGATAGAGGCAGAAATACGGGAGAGCATTTCAGAAATCTACTACCGGCCATCGGAGAATTCATCCACACGCATCCATATGTTCATGAATGACGGCCAGGAGATTGTAGCCGACTACAGGACCATCAACGAGAAGATGAATTATTATCTGAGCATGCGTGAAGAGATAGGGGATCCGAACGCCGGCATCATCGACCTTGAGATCGGCAGCAGTTTCCTGCCCTATGGCAGCGAGGAAGCTGTAGAAGTGAAGGCAGGCATCTATGAGGCCCCCGTGCAGGCGCAATACATCGAAGATGTGAATCAGGCACTTGCCAATGTGAAGGACAACCTTTCAAATATCGGGGAGGAGGGAGACGGGGAAGAATGA